A stretch of the Acanthochromis polyacanthus isolate Apoly-LR-REF ecotype Palm Island chromosome 22, KAUST_Apoly_ChrSc, whole genome shotgun sequence genome encodes the following:
- the mcf2la gene encoding guanine nucleotide exchange factor DBS isoform X1, whose product MEVVGEEEENGQTDGMKECTGNEERGGERFVCIPLEEMESFYRYNRCCLQMYYDIVQKDGPLCAAEIGSELQKQFAILPGGRGMNGSPVIVFPEFPEFGELEEDEVQSVLSYLTSVPSVAASGVGFILVIDRRLDRWAAVRATLHRIAGSFPGNLHLVLVLRPSALFQRTLSDFLFKFNKDEFKMKVVMLSSVTELHAYIDPGQLTTELGGTQEYCHESWISHRTAIEAFALMVKTTAQTLQAFGTELAETELPNDAEATTNLLHVHTLKKDKMKEDLQVALSQGGRLLECINEPLQTDPEYSMMHDELENLATVQRLLGQLDETETAFDDFWERHHTKLEQCLQLRHFEQHFREVRAQLDVTSERLSDFSEVSVSPAHAEHVLRELSGHEDKACDVLDLALSLASEGDRLIENSHYAEDSIRPKCSELRGVCEEISSTLRSKKGLLLRALELHHALEKASRWCEDGIFLLASQPVDRCQSQDGAEAALHELEQYLDTAALHTLADRSAICCQYEAVFNPQLRDQVEKVFQKQSSVQEMFEKRRVSLKKLAAKQTRPVQPVAPRPEVKSPQSSPNQERKERRYSADNVICKKVESPLHNGGTRHASLSEEEENLAVLRRHVMNELLETERAYVEELLCVLEGYAAEMDNPAMAHLIPSNLHSKKDVLFGNMSEIYQFHKRTFLKELEAYTDCPELVGRCFLERMKDLQIYEAYCQNKPRSESLWRQCSDCAFFQECQKKLEHKLGLDSYLLKPVQRITKYQLLLKELLKYSKGCDGCDDLQEALSSILGILKAVNDSMHLIAITGYEGNLSELGRLLMQGSFSVWTEHKKGHAKVKDLARFKPMQRHLFLHEKALLFCKRREENGEGYEKAPSYSFKHSLSMSAVGITENAKGDNKKFEIWCNSREEVFIVQAPTPEIKTAWVNEIRKVLTQQLKACRDASQQKSSDSPVHTSNNSSISLSPFRSSNQKNQRKQEEKKAEPSPTSDVSSSSPKHKDEAVTSPTTDRSSVAKKRFTLQGFSNLKSPKGSALSPEHSSKRHLVKSDPTPFGFKGWNKASLSVDASEENDGYSSGEDPMNSDTEDEVGKKLVPGKYTVVADCEKAGPQELSVKSGDVVQLIREGEEGQWFVKNLRSSKEGWVAAANLLSLISESKSSQSLSSSDGSVSGNLSTSSSCSETYTSYSDIKP is encoded by the exons ATGACATTGTGCAGAAGGACGGTCCTCTGTGTGCAGCAGAAATCGGCTCTGAACTCCAGAAACAGTTTGCCATTCTGCCAG GGGGCCGCGGGATGAACGGCAGCCCCGTCATCGTCTTCCCAGAATTCCCGGAGTTCGGCGAGCTGGAGGAGGACGAGGTTCAAAGCGTCCTCAGCTACCTCACCAGCGTCCCCAG CGTTGCAGCATCAGGAGTGGGCTTCATCCTGGTCATCGACAGACGGCTGGACCGATGGGCCGCCGTCAGGGCCACCCTGCACCGCATCGCA GGTTCATTTCCGGGGAACTTACACTTGGTTCTGGTGCTGCGTCCCTCTGCTTTGTTCCAGCGGACTCTGTCGGACTTCCTGTTCAAGTTCAACAAGGATGAGTTCAAGATGAAG GTGGTGATGCTGAGTTCGGTGACTGAGCTCCATGCGTATATTGACCCTGGACAACTGACCACGGAGCTGGGAGGCACACAGGAATATTGCCATGAAAGCTGGATCTCACACCGCACC GCCATCGAGGCGTTCGCCCTTATGGTGAAGACCACGGCTCAGACGCTGCAGGCGTTCGGCACTGAGCTGGCAGAGACGGAGTTACCCAACGATGCCGAGGCCACCACCAACCTGCTGCACGTACACACCctgaagaaagacaaaatgaag GAGGACCTGCAGGTGGCGCTGTCTCAAGGAGGACGCTTACTGGAGTGTATTAACGAGCCTCTGCAGACTGACCCTGAATACAGCATGATGCATGATGAACTGGAGAACTTGGCTACCGTACAGAG ACTCCTTGGTCAGCTGGATGAAACAGAAACGGCCTTCGATGATTTCTGGGAGCGTCACCATACTAAGCTGGAGCAGTGTTTGCAGCTGCGTCATTTTGAGCAGCACTTCCGTGAA GTGCGCGCCCAGCTTGACGTGACGTCTGAGCGGCTGTCGGATTTCTCGGAGGTCAGCGTAAGCCCCGCCCACGCAGAGCACGTCCTCAGAGAGCTCAGCGGCCACGAGGACAAAGCCTGT GACGTGCTGGACCTGGCTCTGTCTCTGGCCAGCGAAGGCGACCGGCTGATCGAAAACTCCCACTACGCCGAGGACTCCATCAGGCCCAAGTGCAGCGAGCTGAGAGGAGTGTGTGAGGAGATCAGCTCCACCCTGAGGAGCAAGAAGGGCCTCCTGCTCAGAGCTCTGGAGCTCCACCACGCTCTGGAGAAG GCGTCGCGGTGGTGTGAGGACGGCATCTTCCTGCTGGCCAGCCAGCCGGTGGACCGTTGCCAGTCTCAGGACGGAGCTGAAGCGGCTCTGCATGAACTGGAGCAATACCTGGACACGGCGGCGCTGCACACCCTCGCCGACCGCAGCGCCATCTGCTGCCAGTACGAGGCGGTGTTCAACCCTCAGCTCAGG GACCAGGTGGAGAAAGTTTTCCAGAAGCAAAGCTCTGTCCAGGAGATGTTTGAGAAAAGACGCGTCAGCCTGAAGAAACTCGCCGCCAAACAGACAAGACCGGTCCAGCCAGTCGCTCCGAGACCTGAAGTCAAGTCTCCACAATCATCTCCCA ATCaagagagaaaggaaaggagataCTCTGCAGATAATGTAATCTGCAAAAAG GTGGAGTCTCCCCTACATAACGGTGGCACGAGACACGCTTCGctttcagaagaagaagaaaacctgGCAGTTCTGAGGCG tcatgTCATGAATGAGCTGCTGGAAACGGAGCGAGCGTacgtggaggagctgctgtgtgtgctgGAG GGCTACGCAGCAGAGATGGACAACCCCGCCATGGCTCACCTCATCCCCAGCAACCTGCACAGCAAGAAGGACGTTCTGTTCGGCAACATGTCCGAAATCTACCAGTTTCACAAGAG GACATTTCTAAAGGAACTTGAAGCGTACACTGACTGCCCAGAACTGGTGGGACGCTGCTTTTTAGAAAGG ATGAAGGACCTGCAGATCTACGAGGCGTACTGCCAGAACAAACCTCGCTCTGAGAGCTTGTGGAGACAGTGCTCGGACTGTGCCTTCTTCCAG GAGTGCCAGAAGAAGCTGGAGCATAAACTTGGTTTGGACTCCTACCTCCTAAAACCCGTCCAGAGAATCACCAAGTACCAGCTACTGCTAAAG GAGTTGCTGAAGTACAGTAAAGGCTGTGATGGTTGTGATGACCTCCAGGAAGCTCTCTCCTCCATCCTGGGTATCCTGAAAGCTGTAAACGACTCCATGCATCTCATTGCCATCACAGGATACGAG gGGAACCTGTCCGAGCTGGGTCGTCTGCTGATGCAGGGCTCCTTCAGCGTGTGGACGGAACATAAGAAAGGTCACGCCAAGGTCAAGGACCTGGCCAGGTTTAAGCCCATGCAGAGGCACCTATTCTTGCACGAGAAGGCCCTGCTCTTCTgcaagaggagggaggagaacgGGGAAGGCTACGAGAAAGCTCCGTCGTACAGCTTCAAACATTCCCTCAGC ATGAGTGCGGTGGGCATCACAGAGAACGCCAAAGGAGACAACAAGAAGTTTGAGATTTGGTGTAACTCCAGAGAAGAAGTTTTTATCGTCCAG GCTCCAACACCTGAGATTAAAACAGCGTGGGTGAACGAGATCCGCAAAGTTCTGACCCAGCAGCTCAAAGCCTGCAGAG ACGCCAGCCAGCAGAAAAGCTCCGACTCCCCGGTTCACACCAGCAACAACAGCTCCATCTCCCTCAG ccCGTTTCGTAGCAGCAATCAGAAGAACCAGAggaagcaggaggagaagaaggcaGAGCCGAGTCCCACCTCCGATGTCTCCTCGTCCTCGCCCAAACACAAAG ATGAAGCGGTGACCAGTCCCACCACTGACAGGTCCTCAGTGGCTAAAAAGCGTTTTACTTTACAGGGCTTCAGCAATCTCAAGAGTCCCAAAG GCTCAGCTCTGAGCCCTGAGCACAGCTCCAAACGCCACTTGGTCAAGAGTGACCCAACGCCGTTTGGGTTTAAAG GCTGGAACAAGGCGTCTCTCTCCGTGGATGCCTCAGAAGAGAACGACGGATACTCCAGCGGCGAGGATCCCATGAACTCCGACACCGAGGATGAAGTCGGGAAGAAGCTG GTTCCAGGAAAGTACACAGTGGTGGCGGACTGCGAGAAGGCGGGACCTCAAGAGCTGTCCGTCAAGAGCGGAGACGTGGTTCAGCTAAtcagagaaggagaggagggacAGTG GTTTGTGAAGAACCTCCGCAGCAGTAAGGAAGGCTGGGTGGCAGCAGCAAACCTCCTCAGCCTCATCTCAGAGTCCAAGTCGTCGCAATCACTCAGCAGCTCAG ATGGCAGCGTCTCTGGGAACCTCAGCACTTCTTCCAGCTGCAGTGAGACCTACACCAGCTACTCCGACATCAAACCCTGA
- the mcf2la gene encoding guanine nucleotide exchange factor DBS isoform X6, with protein sequence MEVVGEEEENGQTDGMKECTGNEERGGERFVCIPLEEMESFYRYNRCCLQMYYDIVQKDGPLCAAEIGSELQKQFAILPGGRGMNGSPVIVFPEFPEFGELEEDEVQSVLSYLTSVPSVAASGVGFILVIDRRLDRWAAVRATLHRIAGSFPGNLHLVLVLRPSALFQRTLSDFLFKFNKDEFKMKVVMLSSVTELHAYIDPGQLTTELGGTQEYCHESWISHRTAIEAFALMVKTTAQTLQAFGTELAETELPNDAEATTNLLHVHTLKKDKMKEDLQVALSQGGRLLECINEPLQTDPEYSMMHDELENLATVQRLLGQLDETETAFDDFWERHHTKLEQCLQLRHFEQHFREVRAQLDVTSERLSDFSEVSVSPAHAEHVLRELSGHEDKACDVLDLALSLASEGDRLIENSHYAEDSIRPKCSELRGVCEEISSTLRSKKGLLLRALELHHALEKASRWCEDGIFLLASQPVDRCQSQDGAEAALHELEQYLDTAALHTLADRSAICCQYEAVFNPQLRDQVEKVFQKQSSVQEMFEKRRVSLKKLAAKQTRPVQPVAPRPEVKSPQSSPNQERKERRYSADNVICKKVESPLHNGGTRHASLSEEEENLAVLRRHVMNELLETERAYVEELLCVLEGYAAEMDNPAMAHLIPSNLHSKKDVLFGNMSEIYQFHKRTFLKELEAYTDCPELVGRCFLERMKDLQIYEAYCQNKPRSESLWRQCSDCAFFQECQKKLEHKLGLDSYLLKPVQRITKYQLLLKELLKYSKGCDGCDDLQEALSSILGILKAVNDSMHLIAITGYEGNLSELGRLLMQGSFSVWTEHKKGHAKVKDLARFKPMQRHLFLHEKALLFCKRREENGEGYEKAPSYSFKHSLSMSAVGITENAKGDNKKFEIWCNSREEVFIVQAPTPEIKTAWVNEIRKVLTQQLKACRDASQQKSSDSPVHTSNNSSISLSPFRSSNQKNQRKQEEKKAEPSPTSDVSSSSPKHKDEAVTSPTTDRSSVAKKRFTLQGFSNLKSPKGSALSPEHSSKRHLVKSDPTPFGFKEPTPQVSLSRVKWMSTSSLLQSKRRGWNKASLSVDASEENDGYSSGEDPMNSDTEDEVGKKLVPGKYTVVADCEKAGPQELSVKSGDVVQLIREGEEGQWFVKNLRSSKEGWVAAANLLSLISESKSSQSLSSSDGSVSGNLSTSSSCSETYTSYSDIKP encoded by the exons ATGACATTGTGCAGAAGGACGGTCCTCTGTGTGCAGCAGAAATCGGCTCTGAACTCCAGAAACAGTTTGCCATTCTGCCAG GGGGCCGCGGGATGAACGGCAGCCCCGTCATCGTCTTCCCAGAATTCCCGGAGTTCGGCGAGCTGGAGGAGGACGAGGTTCAAAGCGTCCTCAGCTACCTCACCAGCGTCCCCAG CGTTGCAGCATCAGGAGTGGGCTTCATCCTGGTCATCGACAGACGGCTGGACCGATGGGCCGCCGTCAGGGCCACCCTGCACCGCATCGCA GGTTCATTTCCGGGGAACTTACACTTGGTTCTGGTGCTGCGTCCCTCTGCTTTGTTCCAGCGGACTCTGTCGGACTTCCTGTTCAAGTTCAACAAGGATGAGTTCAAGATGAAG GTGGTGATGCTGAGTTCGGTGACTGAGCTCCATGCGTATATTGACCCTGGACAACTGACCACGGAGCTGGGAGGCACACAGGAATATTGCCATGAAAGCTGGATCTCACACCGCACC GCCATCGAGGCGTTCGCCCTTATGGTGAAGACCACGGCTCAGACGCTGCAGGCGTTCGGCACTGAGCTGGCAGAGACGGAGTTACCCAACGATGCCGAGGCCACCACCAACCTGCTGCACGTACACACCctgaagaaagacaaaatgaag GAGGACCTGCAGGTGGCGCTGTCTCAAGGAGGACGCTTACTGGAGTGTATTAACGAGCCTCTGCAGACTGACCCTGAATACAGCATGATGCATGATGAACTGGAGAACTTGGCTACCGTACAGAG ACTCCTTGGTCAGCTGGATGAAACAGAAACGGCCTTCGATGATTTCTGGGAGCGTCACCATACTAAGCTGGAGCAGTGTTTGCAGCTGCGTCATTTTGAGCAGCACTTCCGTGAA GTGCGCGCCCAGCTTGACGTGACGTCTGAGCGGCTGTCGGATTTCTCGGAGGTCAGCGTAAGCCCCGCCCACGCAGAGCACGTCCTCAGAGAGCTCAGCGGCCACGAGGACAAAGCCTGT GACGTGCTGGACCTGGCTCTGTCTCTGGCCAGCGAAGGCGACCGGCTGATCGAAAACTCCCACTACGCCGAGGACTCCATCAGGCCCAAGTGCAGCGAGCTGAGAGGAGTGTGTGAGGAGATCAGCTCCACCCTGAGGAGCAAGAAGGGCCTCCTGCTCAGAGCTCTGGAGCTCCACCACGCTCTGGAGAAG GCGTCGCGGTGGTGTGAGGACGGCATCTTCCTGCTGGCCAGCCAGCCGGTGGACCGTTGCCAGTCTCAGGACGGAGCTGAAGCGGCTCTGCATGAACTGGAGCAATACCTGGACACGGCGGCGCTGCACACCCTCGCCGACCGCAGCGCCATCTGCTGCCAGTACGAGGCGGTGTTCAACCCTCAGCTCAGG GACCAGGTGGAGAAAGTTTTCCAGAAGCAAAGCTCTGTCCAGGAGATGTTTGAGAAAAGACGCGTCAGCCTGAAGAAACTCGCCGCCAAACAGACAAGACCGGTCCAGCCAGTCGCTCCGAGACCTGAAGTCAAGTCTCCACAATCATCTCCCA ATCaagagagaaaggaaaggagataCTCTGCAGATAATGTAATCTGCAAAAAG GTGGAGTCTCCCCTACATAACGGTGGCACGAGACACGCTTCGctttcagaagaagaagaaaacctgGCAGTTCTGAGGCG tcatgTCATGAATGAGCTGCTGGAAACGGAGCGAGCGTacgtggaggagctgctgtgtgtgctgGAG GGCTACGCAGCAGAGATGGACAACCCCGCCATGGCTCACCTCATCCCCAGCAACCTGCACAGCAAGAAGGACGTTCTGTTCGGCAACATGTCCGAAATCTACCAGTTTCACAAGAG GACATTTCTAAAGGAACTTGAAGCGTACACTGACTGCCCAGAACTGGTGGGACGCTGCTTTTTAGAAAGG ATGAAGGACCTGCAGATCTACGAGGCGTACTGCCAGAACAAACCTCGCTCTGAGAGCTTGTGGAGACAGTGCTCGGACTGTGCCTTCTTCCAG GAGTGCCAGAAGAAGCTGGAGCATAAACTTGGTTTGGACTCCTACCTCCTAAAACCCGTCCAGAGAATCACCAAGTACCAGCTACTGCTAAAG GAGTTGCTGAAGTACAGTAAAGGCTGTGATGGTTGTGATGACCTCCAGGAAGCTCTCTCCTCCATCCTGGGTATCCTGAAAGCTGTAAACGACTCCATGCATCTCATTGCCATCACAGGATACGAG gGGAACCTGTCCGAGCTGGGTCGTCTGCTGATGCAGGGCTCCTTCAGCGTGTGGACGGAACATAAGAAAGGTCACGCCAAGGTCAAGGACCTGGCCAGGTTTAAGCCCATGCAGAGGCACCTATTCTTGCACGAGAAGGCCCTGCTCTTCTgcaagaggagggaggagaacgGGGAAGGCTACGAGAAAGCTCCGTCGTACAGCTTCAAACATTCCCTCAGC ATGAGTGCGGTGGGCATCACAGAGAACGCCAAAGGAGACAACAAGAAGTTTGAGATTTGGTGTAACTCCAGAGAAGAAGTTTTTATCGTCCAG GCTCCAACACCTGAGATTAAAACAGCGTGGGTGAACGAGATCCGCAAAGTTCTGACCCAGCAGCTCAAAGCCTGCAGAG ACGCCAGCCAGCAGAAAAGCTCCGACTCCCCGGTTCACACCAGCAACAACAGCTCCATCTCCCTCAG ccCGTTTCGTAGCAGCAATCAGAAGAACCAGAggaagcaggaggagaagaaggcaGAGCCGAGTCCCACCTCCGATGTCTCCTCGTCCTCGCCCAAACACAAAG ATGAAGCGGTGACCAGTCCCACCACTGACAGGTCCTCAGTGGCTAAAAAGCGTTTTACTTTACAGGGCTTCAGCAATCTCAAGAGTCCCAAAG GCTCAGCTCTGAGCCCTGAGCACAGCTCCAAACGCCACTTGGTCAAGAGTGACCCAACGCCGTTTGGGTTTAAAG AACCGACTCCCCAAGTCAGTCTGAGCAGAGTGAAATGGATGAGCACGTCTAGTCTGTTACAGAGCAAACGGCGAG GCTGGAACAAGGCGTCTCTCTCCGTGGATGCCTCAGAAGAGAACGACGGATACTCCAGCGGCGAGGATCCCATGAACTCCGACACCGAGGATGAAGTCGGGAAGAAGCTG GTTCCAGGAAAGTACACAGTGGTGGCGGACTGCGAGAAGGCGGGACCTCAAGAGCTGTCCGTCAAGAGCGGAGACGTGGTTCAGCTAAtcagagaaggagaggagggacAGTG GTTTGTGAAGAACCTCCGCAGCAGTAAGGAAGGCTGGGTGGCAGCAGCAAACCTCCTCAGCCTCATCTCAGAGTCCAAGTCGTCGCAATCACTCAGCAGCTCAG ATGGCAGCGTCTCTGGGAACCTCAGCACTTCTTCCAGCTGCAGTGAGACCTACACCAGCTACTCCGACATCAAACCCTGA
- the mcf2la gene encoding guanine nucleotide exchange factor DBS isoform X3, giving the protein MALNRVSQLCHDITRLWLQLKMMTDDIVQKDGPLCAAEIGSELQKQFAILPGGRGMNGSPVIVFPEFPEFGELEEDEVQSVLSYLTSVPSVAASGVGFILVIDRRLDRWAAVRATLHRIAGSFPGNLHLVLVLRPSALFQRTLSDFLFKFNKDEFKMKVVMLSSVTELHAYIDPGQLTTELGGTQEYCHESWISHRTAIEAFALMVKTTAQTLQAFGTELAETELPNDAEATTNLLHVHTLKKDKMKEDLQVALSQGGRLLECINEPLQTDPEYSMMHDELENLATVQRLLGQLDETETAFDDFWERHHTKLEQCLQLRHFEQHFREVRAQLDVTSERLSDFSEVSVSPAHAEHVLRELSGHEDKACDVLDLALSLASEGDRLIENSHYAEDSIRPKCSELRGVCEEISSTLRSKKGLLLRALELHHALEKASRWCEDGIFLLASQPVDRCQSQDGAEAALHELEQYLDTAALHTLADRSAICCQYEAVFNPQLRDQVEKVFQKQSSVQEMFEKRRVSLKKLAAKQTRPVQPVAPRPEVKSPQSSPNQERKERRYSADNVICKKVESPLHNGGTRHASLSEEEENLAVLRRHVMNELLETERAYVEELLCVLEGYAAEMDNPAMAHLIPSNLHSKKDVLFGNMSEIYQFHKRTFLKELEAYTDCPELVGRCFLERMKDLQIYEAYCQNKPRSESLWRQCSDCAFFQECQKKLEHKLGLDSYLLKPVQRITKYQLLLKELLKYSKGCDGCDDLQEALSSILGILKAVNDSMHLIAITGYEGNLSELGRLLMQGSFSVWTEHKKGHAKVKDLARFKPMQRHLFLHEKALLFCKRREENGEGYEKAPSYSFKHSLSMSAVGITENAKGDNKKFEIWCNSREEVFIVQAPTPEIKTAWVNEIRKVLTQQLKACRDASQQKSSDSPVHTSNNSSISLSPFRSSNQKNQRKQEEKKAEPSPTSDVSSSSPKHKDEAVTSPTTDRSSVAKKRFTLQGFSNLKSPKGSALSPEHSSKRHLVKSDPTPFGFKGWNKASLSVDASEENDGYSSGEDPMNSDTEDEVGKKLVPGKYTVVADCEKAGPQELSVKSGDVVQLIREGEEGQWFVKNLRSSKEGWVAAANLLSLISESKSSQSLSSSDGSVSGNLSTSSSCSETYTSYSDIKP; this is encoded by the exons ATGACATTGTGCAGAAGGACGGTCCTCTGTGTGCAGCAGAAATCGGCTCTGAACTCCAGAAACAGTTTGCCATTCTGCCAG GGGGCCGCGGGATGAACGGCAGCCCCGTCATCGTCTTCCCAGAATTCCCGGAGTTCGGCGAGCTGGAGGAGGACGAGGTTCAAAGCGTCCTCAGCTACCTCACCAGCGTCCCCAG CGTTGCAGCATCAGGAGTGGGCTTCATCCTGGTCATCGACAGACGGCTGGACCGATGGGCCGCCGTCAGGGCCACCCTGCACCGCATCGCA GGTTCATTTCCGGGGAACTTACACTTGGTTCTGGTGCTGCGTCCCTCTGCTTTGTTCCAGCGGACTCTGTCGGACTTCCTGTTCAAGTTCAACAAGGATGAGTTCAAGATGAAG GTGGTGATGCTGAGTTCGGTGACTGAGCTCCATGCGTATATTGACCCTGGACAACTGACCACGGAGCTGGGAGGCACACAGGAATATTGCCATGAAAGCTGGATCTCACACCGCACC GCCATCGAGGCGTTCGCCCTTATGGTGAAGACCACGGCTCAGACGCTGCAGGCGTTCGGCACTGAGCTGGCAGAGACGGAGTTACCCAACGATGCCGAGGCCACCACCAACCTGCTGCACGTACACACCctgaagaaagacaaaatgaag GAGGACCTGCAGGTGGCGCTGTCTCAAGGAGGACGCTTACTGGAGTGTATTAACGAGCCTCTGCAGACTGACCCTGAATACAGCATGATGCATGATGAACTGGAGAACTTGGCTACCGTACAGAG ACTCCTTGGTCAGCTGGATGAAACAGAAACGGCCTTCGATGATTTCTGGGAGCGTCACCATACTAAGCTGGAGCAGTGTTTGCAGCTGCGTCATTTTGAGCAGCACTTCCGTGAA GTGCGCGCCCAGCTTGACGTGACGTCTGAGCGGCTGTCGGATTTCTCGGAGGTCAGCGTAAGCCCCGCCCACGCAGAGCACGTCCTCAGAGAGCTCAGCGGCCACGAGGACAAAGCCTGT GACGTGCTGGACCTGGCTCTGTCTCTGGCCAGCGAAGGCGACCGGCTGATCGAAAACTCCCACTACGCCGAGGACTCCATCAGGCCCAAGTGCAGCGAGCTGAGAGGAGTGTGTGAGGAGATCAGCTCCACCCTGAGGAGCAAGAAGGGCCTCCTGCTCAGAGCTCTGGAGCTCCACCACGCTCTGGAGAAG GCGTCGCGGTGGTGTGAGGACGGCATCTTCCTGCTGGCCAGCCAGCCGGTGGACCGTTGCCAGTCTCAGGACGGAGCTGAAGCGGCTCTGCATGAACTGGAGCAATACCTGGACACGGCGGCGCTGCACACCCTCGCCGACCGCAGCGCCATCTGCTGCCAGTACGAGGCGGTGTTCAACCCTCAGCTCAGG GACCAGGTGGAGAAAGTTTTCCAGAAGCAAAGCTCTGTCCAGGAGATGTTTGAGAAAAGACGCGTCAGCCTGAAGAAACTCGCCGCCAAACAGACAAGACCGGTCCAGCCAGTCGCTCCGAGACCTGAAGTCAAGTCTCCACAATCATCTCCCA ATCaagagagaaaggaaaggagataCTCTGCAGATAATGTAATCTGCAAAAAG GTGGAGTCTCCCCTACATAACGGTGGCACGAGACACGCTTCGctttcagaagaagaagaaaacctgGCAGTTCTGAGGCG tcatgTCATGAATGAGCTGCTGGAAACGGAGCGAGCGTacgtggaggagctgctgtgtgtgctgGAG GGCTACGCAGCAGAGATGGACAACCCCGCCATGGCTCACCTCATCCCCAGCAACCTGCACAGCAAGAAGGACGTTCTGTTCGGCAACATGTCCGAAATCTACCAGTTTCACAAGAG GACATTTCTAAAGGAACTTGAAGCGTACACTGACTGCCCAGAACTGGTGGGACGCTGCTTTTTAGAAAGG ATGAAGGACCTGCAGATCTACGAGGCGTACTGCCAGAACAAACCTCGCTCTGAGAGCTTGTGGAGACAGTGCTCGGACTGTGCCTTCTTCCAG GAGTGCCAGAAGAAGCTGGAGCATAAACTTGGTTTGGACTCCTACCTCCTAAAACCCGTCCAGAGAATCACCAAGTACCAGCTACTGCTAAAG GAGTTGCTGAAGTACAGTAAAGGCTGTGATGGTTGTGATGACCTCCAGGAAGCTCTCTCCTCCATCCTGGGTATCCTGAAAGCTGTAAACGACTCCATGCATCTCATTGCCATCACAGGATACGAG gGGAACCTGTCCGAGCTGGGTCGTCTGCTGATGCAGGGCTCCTTCAGCGTGTGGACGGAACATAAGAAAGGTCACGCCAAGGTCAAGGACCTGGCCAGGTTTAAGCCCATGCAGAGGCACCTATTCTTGCACGAGAAGGCCCTGCTCTTCTgcaagaggagggaggagaacgGGGAAGGCTACGAGAAAGCTCCGTCGTACAGCTTCAAACATTCCCTCAGC ATGAGTGCGGTGGGCATCACAGAGAACGCCAAAGGAGACAACAAGAAGTTTGAGATTTGGTGTAACTCCAGAGAAGAAGTTTTTATCGTCCAG GCTCCAACACCTGAGATTAAAACAGCGTGGGTGAACGAGATCCGCAAAGTTCTGACCCAGCAGCTCAAAGCCTGCAGAG ACGCCAGCCAGCAGAAAAGCTCCGACTCCCCGGTTCACACCAGCAACAACAGCTCCATCTCCCTCAG ccCGTTTCGTAGCAGCAATCAGAAGAACCAGAggaagcaggaggagaagaaggcaGAGCCGAGTCCCACCTCCGATGTCTCCTCGTCCTCGCCCAAACACAAAG ATGAAGCGGTGACCAGTCCCACCACTGACAGGTCCTCAGTGGCTAAAAAGCGTTTTACTTTACAGGGCTTCAGCAATCTCAAGAGTCCCAAAG GCTCAGCTCTGAGCCCTGAGCACAGCTCCAAACGCCACTTGGTCAAGAGTGACCCAACGCCGTTTGGGTTTAAAG GCTGGAACAAGGCGTCTCTCTCCGTGGATGCCTCAGAAGAGAACGACGGATACTCCAGCGGCGAGGATCCCATGAACTCCGACACCGAGGATGAAGTCGGGAAGAAGCTG GTTCCAGGAAAGTACACAGTGGTGGCGGACTGCGAGAAGGCGGGACCTCAAGAGCTGTCCGTCAAGAGCGGAGACGTGGTTCAGCTAAtcagagaaggagaggagggacAGTG GTTTGTGAAGAACCTCCGCAGCAGTAAGGAAGGCTGGGTGGCAGCAGCAAACCTCCTCAGCCTCATCTCAGAGTCCAAGTCGTCGCAATCACTCAGCAGCTCAG ATGGCAGCGTCTCTGGGAACCTCAGCACTTCTTCCAGCTGCAGTGAGACCTACACCAGCTACTCCGACATCAAACCCTGA